The nucleotide window GTTCGGCGGCGTGTGGACCAACGGTTTCTGCGGCCATCCCGGCGTTGGGGAAAGCCCCGCCGCGGCCGTGGTGCGGCGCGCCCCCCAGGAGCTGGGCGTGGGCGTGCGGGACGTGACGCCGCTGCTGCCGGACTTCCGCTACCGCGCCGTCGACGCCGGGGGCATGGAGGAGCACGAGGTGTGCCCCGTGTTCCGGGCCGAGATCGACGGCGACCCCGCCCCGGAGCGGGACGAGGTCGCCGAATGGTGCTGGGTCACCGTCCCCGAGCTGACGGCCGCGCTGGCCGCCGTGCCCCGAGCGTTCAGTCCGTGGCTCGTGGAGCAGTGGGAGCAGGGGGCGTTCAGCGCGCGTTGAGGTCGACGCGCGTCGGGCTGGACGCGGTCAGCGCGCGTTGAGCGCGTCGGGCTGGGCGGACTCGTCCGCGCCGGCCTCGGCGCCGTCCTCACCCTCCTGCGCCATGCGCCGCACCTCGTCCACGTCCAGGCCCTTGACCTGCTCGAGGAGCTGATCGAGCGCCGAGCCGGGAAGGGCGCCGGCCTGGGAGAACACGAGCACGCCGCC belongs to Micrococcus sp. 2A and includes:
- the idi gene encoding isopentenyl-diphosphate Delta-isomerase, yielding METSSPRTPAAPSAVELVVLLGSDGVPVGTEPKATVHRRVDEGGTPLHLAFSCHVYDAAGRFLLTRRALGKKAFGGVWTNGFCGHPGVGESPAAAVVRRAPQELGVGVRDVTPLLPDFRYRAVDAGGMEEHEVCPVFRAEIDGDPAPERDEVAEWCWVTVPELTAALAAVPRAFSPWLVEQWEQGAFSAR